The proteins below come from a single Thermoflexus hugenholtzii JAD2 genomic window:
- a CDS encoding cytochrome b — translation MALRWPEPIPTLQKEIQQYGWRRVIFMHLDELVTRVTAGIPLTEVRNIIRGEPPPRPNPRVKPHTEGFILHIKPSFYHEAVTRLYPTFRLGLLSFYLFLIETITGIFLMIFYTPSPLVAYESMLRILNNVPFGQLMRDIHRLGAEAMVVAVMLHMLRTFFTASYKRPRQFTWATGVLLLVFTLFLSFSGYLLPWDQLSYWAVTIGTSMAEATPPPALGRIVNLILRGAPDIGAAGLLRFYLLHVIFLPLLLFFVFFVHYYKVVRHGLSLPPEMEAVGDDTARKVPPEKRVPYIPDIAIQEALWGIALIAFLVIGAAFFYDAPLEQHADPLNTPLHTTAPWYFLWLQGLLKDPFLLALDRLGLPRPPATIYNSKTFMGVILPGLILLFLLIMPYLDFNISRRYRDRRKALVAGLVGVAAWTLLTYMGTPAFAVTSSADVEVLQEFMPLNPDPLYGEGRVRTIPYEQLIPGTYDTRNLQPPADAPKLAHVLEELKHRIEGDPHLPQGYALVRIQEVQPGLKRFEIAIYWTKTKNGQPVLDPEGKPVIEESKRAIYLHRDSGHGGE, via the coding sequence ATGGCGTTGCGCTGGCCGGAGCCGATCCCCACGTTGCAGAAGGAGATCCAGCAATACGGGTGGCGCCGGGTCATTTTCATGCATCTGGACGAGCTGGTGACCCGGGTCACGGCGGGGATTCCCCTGACGGAGGTGCGGAACATCATCCGGGGCGAGCCCCCGCCCCGGCCCAACCCGCGGGTGAAGCCCCACACGGAGGGCTTCATCCTGCACATCAAGCCGTCCTTCTACCACGAGGCGGTGACTCGGCTCTACCCCACTTTCCGCCTGGGGCTGCTCAGCTTCTATCTCTTCCTCATTGAGACCATCACCGGCATCTTCCTGATGATCTTCTACACCCCCTCGCCCCTCGTGGCTTATGAAAGCATGCTCCGCATCCTGAACAATGTCCCCTTCGGCCAGCTGATGCGGGACATCCATCGGCTGGGGGCGGAGGCCATGGTGGTGGCGGTGATGCTCCACATGCTGCGGACGTTCTTCACCGCCTCCTACAAGCGGCCCCGCCAGTTCACATGGGCGACGGGGGTGCTCCTGCTGGTCTTCACACTCTTCCTTTCCTTCAGCGGATATCTACTGCCATGGGACCAGCTCTCTTACTGGGCGGTGACCATCGGGACGAGCATGGCGGAGGCCACGCCGCCGCCGGCCCTGGGCCGCATCGTCAACCTCATCCTGCGCGGGGCGCCGGACATCGGGGCGGCGGGGTTGTTGCGTTTCTATCTGCTCCACGTGATCTTCCTCCCGCTGCTGTTGTTCTTCGTCTTCTTCGTGCACTACTACAAGGTGGTGCGGCACGGCCTCTCCCTCCCGCCGGAGATGGAAGCGGTGGGCGATGACACCGCCCGGAAGGTTCCGCCGGAGAAGCGGGTGCCCTACATCCCGGATATCGCTATCCAGGAGGCCCTCTGGGGCATCGCCCTGATCGCCTTCCTGGTGATTGGGGCGGCTTTCTTCTACGACGCGCCCCTGGAGCAGCACGCCGATCCGTTGAACACCCCTCTGCACACCACCGCCCCCTGGTATTTCCTGTGGCTCCAGGGCCTGCTGAAGGATCCCTTCCTGCTGGCGCTGGACCGGCTGGGGCTCCCCCGGCCGCCTGCCACCATCTACAACAGCAAGACGTTCATGGGGGTGATCCTCCCCGGGCTGATCCTGTTGTTCCTGCTGATCATGCCCTACCTGGACTTCAACATCAGCCGGCGCTACCGGGATCGGCGCAAGGCCCTGGTGGCCGGGCTGGTCGGGGTGGCGGCCTGGACCCTGCTCACCTACATGGGCACGCCGGCTTTCGCGGTCACCTCCTCCGCGGACGTGGAGGTGCTCCAGGAGTTCATGCCCCTGAACCCGGACCCCCTCTATGGCGAGGGGCGGGTGCGGACCATCCCCTATGAGCAGTTGATCCCGGGCACCTATGACACCCGCAACCTCCAGCCGCCGGCGGACGCCCCGAAGTTGGCCCATGTCTTGGAGGAGCTCAAACATCGCATCGAAGGGGATCCCCATCTCCCTCAGGGTTATGCCCTCGTGCGCATCCAGGAGGTCCAGCCGGGGCTGAAGCGGTTCGAGATCGCGATCTACTGGACCAAGACAAAGAACGGCCAGCCGGTCCTGGATCCCGAGGGTAAGCCGGTCATCGAGGAGTCCAAACGGGCAATCTATCTCCATCGGGATAGCGGTCACGGGGGAGAGTAA
- a CDS encoding QcrA and Rieske domain-containing protein, with protein MAEAQAIPTAAAPGITRREFLTYVWAASMALFMAELGGVSVLFALPRFKVGEFGGVFPFGRAGDVLPKVGEGPKEFPEAKIWLVNTEKGILAIYKVCTHLGCLYKWVPSNFRFECPCHGSKFQLDGTFIEGPAPRDLDRFVIYLKDASGRVVAQTDPEGNPLPVPDPNLTIEVDTGQKILGKPAVKGQA; from the coding sequence ATGGCGGAGGCGCAGGCGATCCCGACGGCGGCGGCGCCGGGCATCACCCGGCGGGAGTTTTTGACCTATGTGTGGGCGGCCTCGATGGCCCTCTTCATGGCCGAGCTGGGCGGTGTCAGCGTCCTCTTCGCCCTGCCCCGCTTCAAGGTCGGCGAGTTCGGCGGCGTCTTCCCCTTCGGACGCGCGGGGGATGTGCTGCCCAAGGTCGGCGAGGGCCCCAAGGAGTTCCCCGAGGCCAAGATCTGGTTGGTGAACACCGAGAAGGGGATCCTGGCCATCTATAAGGTCTGCACCCATCTGGGCTGCCTCTATAAGTGGGTGCCAAGCAATTTCCGCTTCGAATGTCCATGCCACGGCTCCAAGTTCCAGCTGGACGGCACCTTTATTGAAGGGCCCGCCCCGCGGGACCTGGACCGCTTCGTGATCTACCTGAAGGACGCCAGCGGCCGGGTTGTAGCCCAGACGGATCCCGAGGGGAACCCCCTGCCGGTGCCGGACCCGAACCTGACCATCGAGGTGGACACCGGCCAGAAGATCCTCGGGAAGCCGGCCGTGAAGGGCCAGGCGTAA
- a CDS encoding TIM barrel protein produces the protein MSMLRFGTVGNPLSTPPRPGGTVGGIQRIHELGLGALELAWVRSVRVSEETCQRIREAAAALGIALSVHAPYFINLNAKDRAGYRASKERLMAAARAGFRAGARDIVFHPGAYQGARPERAYETVRRRLQEIIEELREEGVDVILRPETMGKSALFGTLDEVIQLSREVPGVLPCVDFAHLHARAGDGSFNSYAEFAEALKRVAAGLGPRGLQDLHIHVSGIAYTRKGERHHLNLKEADLRYEELLQALIDLGAQGRVLCESPNLEEDALLLQATYRRLLEKASASKAEVG, from the coding sequence ATGAGCATGTTGCGCTTCGGCACGGTGGGCAATCCCCTCTCCACCCCGCCCCGGCCGGGGGGCACGGTGGGGGGGATCCAGCGGATCCACGAGCTGGGGCTGGGGGCCCTGGAGCTGGCCTGGGTGCGCAGCGTGCGGGTCTCCGAGGAGACCTGCCAGCGCATCCGGGAGGCCGCCGCCGCCCTGGGGATCGCCCTCAGCGTCCACGCTCCGTATTTCATCAACCTGAACGCGAAGGATCGGGCGGGTTATCGGGCCAGCAAGGAGCGCCTGATGGCGGCGGCCCGGGCCGGCTTCCGGGCGGGAGCCCGGGACATCGTCTTCCACCCTGGTGCTTATCAGGGGGCGCGGCCCGAGCGAGCCTACGAGACAGTGCGCCGCCGCCTGCAGGAGATCATAGAGGAGCTCCGGGAGGAGGGGGTGGATGTCATCCTGCGCCCTGAGACCATGGGCAAGTCTGCCCTCTTCGGCACCTTAGATGAAGTGATCCAGCTCTCCCGGGAGGTGCCCGGCGTGCTCCCGTGCGTGGACTTCGCCCATCTGCACGCCCGGGCCGGGGATGGATCCTTCAACTCCTACGCGGAGTTCGCGGAGGCGCTGAAGCGGGTGGCCGCCGGTCTGGGCCCGCGGGGCCTCCAGGACCTCCACATCCATGTCTCCGGCATCGCCTACACCCGCAAGGGCGAGCGCCACCACCTGAACCTGAAGGAGGCCGACCTGCGATATGAGGAGCTGCTGCAGGCGTTGATCGACCTGGGGGCGCAGGGCCGGGTGCTCTGCGAAAGCCCTAACCTGGAGGAAGACGCCCTTCTGCTACAGGCCACCTACCGGCGGCTCCTGGAGAAGGCTTCCGCCTCCAAGGCGGAAGTCGGCTGA
- a CDS encoding c-type cytochrome, which translates to MFDLATRRIIGATILMLATVITIGMVWLTEEQRMARFEAMHKAKAIENGALLYEQYCATCHGPEGEGVPGKGPDLNPGVFQHYEQLRAQGYANSLRNFIKLTIAAGRPIRSTYRAEEVYAEAMPTWSQDFGGPMRPDEIENLVEFILNWQAAGPAPAPTPSFEAVGSDLAKPLPPGDPQRGQALWNQEVKQASGMAASCKACHSLKPGEVLVGPSLAGIATLAAERIQAPDYKGQAKTPEEYIRESIQQPNAYIPEPDKYAAAPGVSKMPATLGNQMSAQDLADLIAFLMTLK; encoded by the coding sequence ATGTTCGATCTGGCCACTCGTCGGATCATCGGCGCGACGATCCTGATGCTGGCTACGGTGATCACCATCGGCATGGTGTGGCTCACCGAGGAGCAGCGCATGGCCCGGTTCGAGGCTATGCATAAAGCCAAGGCCATCGAGAACGGGGCGCTGCTTTACGAGCAATACTGCGCCACCTGCCACGGCCCGGAGGGGGAGGGCGTCCCCGGGAAGGGCCCCGACCTCAACCCGGGCGTGTTCCAGCATTACGAGCAGCTCAGGGCCCAGGGCTACGCCAACTCCCTGCGCAACTTCATCAAGCTGACCATCGCCGCCGGCCGCCCCATTCGGAGCACCTATCGCGCCGAGGAAGTATATGCGGAGGCCATGCCCACCTGGTCCCAGGACTTCGGGGGGCCCATGCGGCCGGACGAGATCGAGAACCTGGTGGAGTTCATCCTGAACTGGCAGGCGGCCGGGCCTGCGCCGGCCCCCACGCCGTCCTTCGAGGCCGTGGGCTCGGATCTGGCCAAGCCGTTGCCGCCCGGGGATCCTCAGCGGGGCCAGGCGCTGTGGAACCAGGAGGTCAAGCAGGCCAGCGGCATGGCCGCCTCCTGCAAGGCGTGCCACAGCCTGAAGCCGGGCGAGGTCCTGGTCGGCCCCTCCCTGGCGGGCATCGCCACGCTGGCGGCGGAGCGGATCCAGGCGCCGGATTACAAGGGCCAGGCGAAGACCCCAGAGGAATACATCCGCGAGTCCATCCAGCAGCCTAACGCCTACATCCCGGAGCCGGACAAATACGCCGCTGCCCCCGGCGTCTCCAAGATGCCGGCCACCCTGGGTAACCAGATGTCCGCCCAGGACCTGGCCGACCTGATCGCCTTCCTGATGACCCTGAAGTGA
- the greA gene encoding transcription elongation factor GreA, with the protein MATVGPTYLTPEGKRQLEQELEYLRTVKRREIAERLRFAIQQGDLSENADYHAAKEEQAFIEGRIRVLEAILNNAILIEPQPSEDGRVRLGSRVTIAEDGGTPEVYVLVGPAEADPTQGKISYESPLGQALLGRAPGDVVTIEAPAGTLTFRILSVE; encoded by the coding sequence ATGGCGACGGTGGGGCCGACGTATCTGACCCCCGAGGGCAAGCGCCAGTTAGAGCAGGAACTGGAGTATCTGCGCACGGTCAAGCGCCGGGAGATCGCCGAGCGTCTGCGTTTCGCCATCCAGCAGGGCGATCTCTCGGAGAACGCGGACTATCACGCGGCCAAGGAGGAGCAGGCCTTCATCGAGGGCCGGATCCGCGTCCTGGAGGCCATCCTCAACAACGCGATCCTCATCGAGCCCCAGCCTTCCGAGGATGGCCGGGTGCGTCTGGGCTCCCGGGTGACCATCGCGGAGGACGGCGGCACGCCGGAGGTGTATGTGCTGGTGGGGCCCGCGGAGGCGGATCCCACTCAGGGTAAGATCTCTTATGAGTCCCCCCTGGGCCAGGCGTTGCTTGGCCGGGCGCCCGGCGATGTCGTGACTATAGAGGCGCCGGCGGGCACCCTGACCTTCCGCATCCTCTCCGTCGAGTGA
- the fbp gene encoding fructose-1,6-bisphosphate aldolase/phosphatase: MSQEITISVIKADIGGMVGHSGIHTDLVALARQHLEEAQRRGVIVDYYVTWCGDDLQLIMTHRHGTDSPIVHGLAWETFERCTVKAKEMKLYGAGQDLIADAFSGNVRGMGPGVAEMSFIERPSEPIIIFMADKTSAGAWNLPLFRMFADPFNTAGLVISPALHEGFRFEVHDVKGHKRIFFNCPEEMYDLLVFIGAPGRYMIKAVYTKKGEIAAVSSTERLSLIAGHYVGKDDPVCIVRAQGIFPAVGEILEPFTMPHIVEGWMRGSHYGPLMPVPLQYAKCTRFDGPPRVVALGFQLADGRLVGPRDMFDDPAFDEARRLCNVIADHFRRHGPFEPHRLPMEEMEYTTLPEVAERLAGRWEPLPEPHPAIAGGDGSAVEAD; this comes from the coding sequence ATGAGCCAGGAGATCACGATCAGCGTGATCAAGGCCGATATCGGGGGCATGGTGGGCCACTCGGGGATCCACACGGACCTGGTGGCCCTGGCCCGGCAGCATCTGGAGGAGGCCCAGCGCCGGGGTGTGATCGTCGATTACTACGTGACCTGGTGCGGGGACGACCTGCAGCTCATCATGACCCACCGCCACGGGACCGACAGCCCCATCGTCCACGGCCTGGCCTGGGAGACCTTCGAGCGCTGCACCGTCAAGGCCAAGGAGATGAAGCTTTACGGCGCCGGCCAGGATCTCATCGCCGACGCCTTCTCGGGGAACGTGCGGGGGATGGGGCCGGGGGTGGCGGAGATGTCCTTCATCGAGCGCCCCTCGGAGCCGATCATCATCTTCATGGCCGACAAGACCTCGGCCGGCGCCTGGAACCTCCCCCTGTTCCGCATGTTCGCGGATCCCTTCAACACGGCCGGCCTGGTGATCTCCCCCGCCCTGCACGAGGGCTTCCGCTTCGAGGTCCATGATGTGAAAGGCCACAAGCGCATCTTCTTCAACTGCCCCGAGGAGATGTATGACCTGCTGGTCTTCATCGGGGCGCCGGGCCGCTACATGATCAAGGCTGTCTACACCAAGAAAGGGGAGATCGCCGCGGTCTCCTCCACCGAGCGGCTCTCCCTGATCGCCGGGCATTACGTGGGGAAGGACGATCCGGTATGCATCGTGCGGGCCCAGGGGATCTTCCCGGCGGTGGGGGAGATCCTGGAGCCCTTCACCATGCCCCACATTGTAGAAGGCTGGATGCGGGGCTCCCACTACGGGCCGCTGATGCCGGTGCCCCTGCAATACGCCAAGTGCACCCGTTTCGACGGCCCGCCGCGGGTGGTGGCCCTGGGCTTCCAGCTGGCCGACGGCCGGCTGGTCGGGCCGCGGGACATGTTCGACGATCCGGCCTTCGATGAGGCCCGGCGGCTGTGCAACGTGATCGCGGACCACTTCCGCCGCCACGGTCCCTTCGAGCCCCATCGGCTGCCGATGGAGGAGATGGAATACACCACCCTGCCGGAAGTGGCCGAGCGCCTGGCCGGGCGCTGGGAGCCCCTCCCGGAGCCCCACCCGGCCATCGCCGGAGGCGACGGCAGCGCGGTGGAGGCGGACTGA
- the truD gene encoding tRNA pseudouridine(13) synthase TruD has protein sequence MRWKIRPEDFRVEERVALPIEPGGPYTLYRVRKWGRTTLEVQAELAARLGVPQRAVIFPALKDRWAIAVQIAAIRGQGPERIRGPGFEAVRIGYASRPPRPQDLRGNRFWVRLRALTREELEGLPRAAADLAAEGFPNYFDDQRFGSWSPEMGFVGRALLRGQAEEVLRMVLAVPMVGDPPAVRAFKAEARARWGDWAALFAHAPRPSMQRSLLTFLKDHPTDLRGAVRRIPLRLRLLWVDAYRAWLWNRAVGQRLGPEACCWISIRGEGFPLPDRAPPEAQGLLALPHRRARYAPPWAEAVARVLGEEGLSLADFRRGPLLEEAPPPTQRPIWCRPVFLELRHEAPEAGEAILRFELPPGSYGTLLLKALTARLSGCQM, from the coding sequence ATGCGTTGGAAGATCCGGCCGGAGGATTTCCGGGTGGAGGAGCGGGTGGCGCTGCCGATCGAGCCGGGCGGCCCCTACACCCTCTACCGGGTTCGCAAGTGGGGACGGACCACCCTGGAGGTTCAGGCGGAGCTGGCGGCACGGCTCGGGGTGCCGCAGCGCGCGGTGATCTTCCCTGCCCTCAAGGACCGATGGGCGATCGCCGTTCAGATCGCCGCGATCCGGGGTCAGGGGCCGGAGCGGATCCGGGGCCCCGGCTTTGAAGCGGTGCGCATCGGCTATGCGTCCCGTCCTCCCCGACCGCAGGACCTTCGAGGGAACCGCTTCTGGGTCCGGTTGCGGGCGCTGACCCGGGAGGAGCTCGAGGGGCTGCCCCGGGCGGCCGCGGACCTGGCCGCGGAGGGCTTCCCCAATTACTTCGATGACCAGCGGTTTGGCTCCTGGAGCCCGGAGATGGGGTTCGTCGGACGGGCGCTGCTCCGAGGCCAGGCCGAGGAGGTCCTCCGGATGGTGCTCGCGGTTCCGATGGTGGGGGATCCGCCCGCGGTGCGGGCCTTCAAAGCGGAGGCCCGGGCGCGCTGGGGGGATTGGGCGGCGTTGTTCGCCCACGCCCCGCGCCCTTCTATGCAGCGAAGCCTGCTCACGTTCCTGAAAGATCATCCGACGGACCTGCGCGGGGCGGTGCGGCGGATCCCTCTGCGGCTGCGGCTCCTGTGGGTGGATGCGTATCGCGCATGGCTTTGGAACCGGGCGGTCGGCCAGAGGCTGGGCCCGGAGGCCTGCTGTTGGATTTCCATTCGCGGAGAGGGATTCCCTCTTCCAGACCGTGCTCCTCCCGAGGCGCAAGGCCTTTTGGCGCTCCCGCACCGGCGGGCCCGCTATGCCCCACCGTGGGCGGAGGCCGTGGCCCGGGTGCTGGGGGAGGAAGGGCTTTCCCTGGCGGATTTCCGACGGGGGCCGTTGCTGGAGGAGGCGCCTCCGCCAACCCAGCGCCCCATCTGGTGTCGCCCTGTCTTCCTGGAGCTCCGGCATGAAGCGCCGGAGGCCGGCGAGGCGATCCTGCGCTTCGAGCTGCCGCCCGGCAGTTACGGCACCCTTCTGCTCAAAGCCCTGACGGCGCGCCTGAGCGGTTGTCAAATGTGA
- a CDS encoding DUF4058 family protein — MPSPFPGMDPYLEHPALWPDVHNSLIAALRDELAPRLRPRYIVAIEERLYLITPEGAGWPIRADVAVAPTSEALPESGRPGPLIRGARVVEVPLPEILRETYLEVRAAGTGEVITMMEILSPTNKRPGEPRRLYEQKRTLLLGSRTHLVEIDLLRAGEPMPVMGDGRDGHYRILISRWEQRPRALLYVFTVRDSIPTFRLPLLPGDEEPEVDLGRLLQTIYERAAYDLRVRYEEEPVPPLEPPFAEWAAALLREKGYRRR; from the coding sequence ATGCCTTCGCCGTTCCCGGGCATGGACCCGTATCTCGAGCATCCGGCCCTGTGGCCGGACGTGCACAACAGCCTGATCGCAGCGCTGCGGGATGAGTTGGCCCCGCGGCTGCGCCCGCGCTACATTGTGGCCATCGAGGAGCGTCTCTACCTCATCACCCCGGAGGGAGCGGGATGGCCGATCCGGGCCGACGTCGCCGTCGCCCCCACGTCGGAAGCCCTCCCGGAGTCTGGACGGCCCGGCCCCCTGATCCGGGGAGCGCGGGTGGTGGAAGTCCCCCTCCCGGAGATCCTGCGGGAGACCTATCTGGAGGTGCGGGCGGCCGGCACCGGGGAGGTCATCACCATGATGGAGATCCTCTCGCCCACCAACAAGCGACCGGGGGAGCCCCGCCGGCTCTACGAGCAGAAGCGAACGCTCTTGCTGGGCAGCCGGACCCACCTGGTGGAGATCGACTTGCTGCGGGCGGGGGAGCCGATGCCGGTGATGGGGGACGGACGGGACGGCCACTACCGCATCCTGATCAGCCGCTGGGAGCAACGCCCCCGCGCCCTGCTCTACGTCTTCACCGTCCGCGACTCCATCCCCACCTTCCGCCTCCCCCTCCTCCCCGGCGACGAGGAGCCGGAGGTGGACCTGGGGCGCCTGCTCCAAACCATCTATGAACGAGCTGCTTACGATTTGCGGGTTCGCTATGAAGAGGAACCCGTCCCGCCCCTCGAACCCCCCTTCGCCGAATGGGCCGCCGCCCTGCTCCGGGAGAAGGGATATCGGAGACGATAG
- the gcvT gene encoding glycine cleavage system aminomethyltransferase GcvT, whose protein sequence is MAVLEIRGDRAAEFLDAALTQRAVGLPVGEGAPTFLMEADGRIMSPAYVIRDAPDNFRLVVPEERAGRVAAWLRDLSDGYVRFDEDVWAKLPGPLRVREIPAEDPRAVSARAQARFPTDLSDEAAVAIHKPFFIGHRAVDAVHRHRLTPLPDFSYAEPEGVPLKRTSLYELHRELGAKMIPFAGWEMPVWYTSVGEEHRAVRTAAGLFDVSHMGVLEVQGPGARAFLERVTTNDVMSLRVGESQYTYLLDPEGHVLDDLIIYALAPDRYMLVVNAANNDRDWAWLNAVARGEVQIDRERPWAMLTDEVILRDLRDRRWGDDCRVDLALQGPQSLKILQSLADGRTGERLAALQRGQVLRAEIQGFDLIISRTGYTGERIGYELFVHPDRAPALFERLLDAGKPFGLRPCGLGARDSTRTEAGLPLYGHELAGPFDLTPGDAGFASFVKLYKPFFIGRKAYMAREAKRTMEVARFRISEKGVRLPKLGDAVVDRRGRVIGYVTSCAMDTEGLLTGMAWIERSHQAEGTPIGIIVGSGNLPERPKIGDRLTVPIPAQVVSRFMSR, encoded by the coding sequence ATGGCCGTGCTGGAGATCCGGGGCGACCGGGCGGCCGAGTTCCTGGACGCGGCCCTCACCCAGCGGGCGGTCGGGCTCCCGGTCGGCGAGGGAGCGCCCACTTTCCTGATGGAGGCCGACGGCCGGATCATGAGCCCGGCCTACGTGATCCGCGACGCGCCCGACAATTTCCGGCTGGTGGTGCCCGAGGAGCGGGCCGGGCGCGTCGCCGCATGGCTGCGGGATCTTTCGGACGGCTACGTCCGTTTCGATGAGGACGTCTGGGCCAAGCTCCCCGGCCCCCTGCGGGTGCGGGAGATCCCGGCGGAAGACCCCCGGGCCGTCTCCGCCCGGGCCCAGGCCCGGTTCCCGACGGACCTGAGCGACGAGGCCGCCGTGGCCATCCACAAGCCCTTCTTCATCGGCCATCGGGCCGTCGATGCGGTCCACCGCCATCGCCTGACGCCGTTGCCGGACTTCTCCTACGCCGAGCCGGAGGGCGTGCCCCTTAAGCGGACCTCCCTTTATGAGCTGCACCGGGAACTGGGCGCGAAGATGATCCCCTTCGCCGGCTGGGAGATGCCGGTCTGGTATACCAGCGTGGGCGAGGAACACCGGGCGGTTCGCACCGCCGCCGGCCTCTTCGACGTCTCCCACATGGGCGTGCTGGAGGTCCAGGGGCCCGGCGCCCGCGCTTTCCTGGAGCGGGTGACCACCAACGATGTGATGTCCCTCCGGGTCGGGGAATCCCAGTATACCTACCTGCTGGACCCCGAGGGCCACGTGCTGGACGATCTGATCATCTACGCGCTGGCGCCGGACCGCTACATGCTGGTGGTCAACGCGGCCAACAACGATCGGGACTGGGCCTGGCTGAACGCCGTAGCGCGAGGGGAGGTCCAGATCGATCGGGAGCGCCCCTGGGCGATGCTCACCGATGAGGTGATCCTGCGGGATCTCCGGGATCGCCGCTGGGGGGATGATTGTCGCGTGGACCTCGCCCTTCAGGGTCCCCAGTCCCTGAAGATCCTCCAGTCCCTAGCTGATGGCCGGACCGGGGAGCGCCTGGCGGCGCTGCAGCGGGGGCAGGTCCTGCGCGCGGAGATCCAGGGCTTCGACCTCATCATCTCCCGCACCGGCTACACCGGTGAGCGCATCGGTTATGAGCTGTTCGTCCACCCGGACCGGGCGCCGGCCCTCTTCGAGCGCTTGCTGGACGCCGGCAAGCCCTTCGGCCTTCGGCCGTGCGGCCTAGGGGCTCGCGACAGCACCCGCACCGAGGCCGGCCTCCCGCTCTACGGTCACGAGCTGGCTGGCCCCTTCGATCTCACCCCCGGCGACGCCGGCTTCGCCTCCTTCGTCAAGCTCTACAAGCCGTTCTTCATCGGACGGAAGGCCTACATGGCCCGTGAGGCGAAGCGGACGATGGAGGTGGCGCGCTTCCGGATCTCCGAGAAGGGGGTCCGGCTGCCGAAGCTGGGGGATGCGGTGGTGGATCGGCGGGGGCGGGTGATCGGCTACGTCACCAGCTGCGCGATGGACACGGAGGGGCTCCTCACCGGCATGGCCTGGATCGAGCGGAGCCATCAGGCGGAGGGGACACCCATCGGGATCATTGTGGGAAGCGGAAACCTGCCCGAGCGGCCGAAGATCGGTGATCGGCTGACCGTGCCCATCCCCGCTCAGGTGGTGAGCCGCTTCATGAGCCGCTGA
- a CDS encoding DUF4058 family protein, which yields MPSPFPGMDPYLEHPALWPGLHSRLIVGLADHLGPILRPRYYVEVEERVYLLTSEGGAFPFPARSDVAVAAPSGLPSSPGSIPIPAGGARVVTLPMPEEVRERYLVVREAGTHQVVTWLEILSPANKAPGEGQRVYLQKREEILRSRVHLVEIDLLRAGEPMPVMGDGRDGHYRILISRWEQRPRALLYVFTLRDSIPTFRLPLLPGDEEPEVDLGRLLQTIYERAAYDLRVRYEEEPVPPLEPPFAEWAAALLRERGLRTR from the coding sequence ATGCCTTCGCCGTTCCCGGGCATGGATCCGTATCTCGAGCATCCGGCCCTGTGGCCGGGGCTTCACAGCCGGCTGATCGTGGGATTGGCCGATCATCTGGGACCGATCCTGCGCCCCCGCTACTACGTGGAGGTGGAGGAGCGGGTGTATCTGCTCACTTCGGAAGGCGGCGCTTTCCCCTTCCCGGCCCGGTCTGATGTGGCGGTTGCGGCCCCCTCGGGTTTACCGTCCTCCCCCGGGTCGATCCCCATCCCAGCCGGCGGGGCGCGCGTGGTGACACTTCCGATGCCGGAGGAAGTACGCGAACGCTATCTCGTGGTGCGGGAGGCGGGGACCCATCAGGTGGTGACCTGGCTGGAGATCCTCTCCCCGGCCAACAAGGCCCCCGGGGAGGGCCAACGGGTTTATCTCCAAAAGCGGGAGGAGATCCTTCGAAGCCGGGTGCATCTGGTGGAGATCGACTTGCTGCGGGCGGGGGAGCCGATGCCGGTGATGGGGGACGGACGGGACGGCCACTACCGCATCCTGATCAGCCGCTGGGAACAGCGCCCCCGCGCCCTCCTCTACGTCTTCACCCTCCGCGACTCCATCCCCACCTTCCGCCTCCCCCTCCTCCCCGGCGACGAGGAGCCGGAGGTGGACCTGGGGCGCCTGCTCCAAACCATCTATGAACGAGCTGCTTACGATTTGCGGGTTCGCTATGAAGAGGAACCCGTCCCGCCCCTCGAACCCCCCTTCGCCGAATGGGCCGCCGCCCTGCTCCGGGAGAGGGGACTGCGGACCCGCTGA
- a CDS encoding Mut7-C RNAse domain-containing protein: MHAHGNSGSARFVADTMLGRLARWLRILGYDTHYDPALDDDALLRIAQAEDRILLTRDHALARRGGPSAFLIDHDDLLAQIQAIRQRFGDPLDAPFSRCPVCNARLVPVPREAVAAYVPAFVWQQHERFHRCPSCDRIYWPGTHFERMQAVLRALQIRCAPLEDHEGLRSSP; this comes from the coding sequence ATGCATGCCCACGGAAACAGTGGTTCCGCCCGCTTCGTGGCCGACACGATGCTCGGCCGCCTGGCCCGCTGGCTGCGGATCCTGGGGTATGACACCCATTATGACCCCGCTCTGGACGACGACGCGCTGCTGCGCATCGCCCAGGCGGAGGATCGGATCCTGCTCACCCGGGATCACGCCCTGGCCCGTCGGGGAGGCCCCTCGGCCTTCCTGATCGATCACGATGACCTGCTGGCCCAGATTCAGGCCATCCGCCAGCGCTTCGGGGATCCCCTGGATGCGCCCTTCTCCCGCTGCCCGGTCTGCAACGCGCGGCTGGTCCCCGTGCCCCGGGAGGCGGTGGCCGCCTATGTCCCGGCCTTCGTCTGGCAGCAGCACGAGCGCTTCCACCGCTGTCCCAGTTGCGACCGGATCTACTGGCCGGGCACGCACTTCGAGCGAATGCAGGCTGTCCTGCGGGCGCTGCAGATCCGCTGCGCTCCCCTGGAGGACCATGAGGGCCTCAGATCCTCCCCCTGA